A genomic window from Silene latifolia isolate original U9 population chromosome 11, ASM4854445v1, whole genome shotgun sequence includes:
- the LOC141613402 gene encoding protein FAR1-RELATED SEQUENCE 5-like, which yields MLNSDDQTLTMIDNNADNQTTMNSGIEINTTNATTFSTPTVASETGENTIHNLGLRYTPGGSEEWNRMVENGFKPTLGLMFVKLEEAIEFYNLYAVACGFIPRKYTQTRFRDEEKKKRKRSVEPKKTKITRFGCKAKIRFCAVFNDLKELIGYAIDTFYEGHNHKLCSLKEREFQKNVRTLNLYMKQTIVNNCKLNIGATRTFRILAEQSNGYANIGASLTDFKNFKRNIKCYIGENDADMILDYLKALSQTQDGFYYAYQVDEDNCLAKLFWADAQARMNYSLFGDTITFDPTYGTNKYRMAFTPFTGVDNHKKSVTFAAALVDHENDGSFIWVLKKFLDCMGNKEPQCILTDQDPAIKLGVRSVFKQARHRYCMWHIMKKLTDKVESQICKETDFVERICGVVWDRLGTH from the exons ATGCTGAATTCAGACGATCAAACGCTTACTATGATTGATAATAATGCCGATAATCAAACAACGATGAATTCAG GCATTGAAATTAATACTACCAATGCAACAACTTTTTCTACACCTACTGTTGCGTCTGAAACAGGAGAAAATACTATCCATAATCTGGGATTGAGATATACTCCAGGTGGCAGTGAGGAGTGGAATAGGATGGTAGAAAATGGTTTCAAACCTACTCTGGGGTTAATGTTTGTAAAGCTGGAGGAGGCAATAGAGTTTTACAATTTATATGCTGTGGCTTGTGGTTTCATACCAAGGAAGTACACACAAACAAGATTCCGTGATG aagagaaaaaaaagaggaaaaggtCTGTAGagccaaagaaaacaaaaataacaagatttGGTTGCAAGGCAAAAATACGGTTTTGTGCTGTATTCAATGACCTTAAGGAGCTAATAGGGTATGCTATTGATACGTTTTATGAAGGTCATAATCACAAGCTCTGCTCACTCAAAGAACGGGAATTCCAGAAAAACGTAAGAACACTTAACCTTTACATGAAGCAgacaattgttaacaattgtaAACTCAACATCGGGGCTACCAGGACTTTTAGAATTCTGGCGGAACAATCAAATGGGTATGCAAACATTGGTGCATCTCTCACAGATTTCAAGAACTTCaaaagaaatattaaatgttatatagGTGAGAATGATGCTGACATGATTCTCGATTATTTAAAGGCGCTTTCTCAAACGCAAGATGGCTTTTACTATGCTTACCAAGTTGATGAGGATAATTGTTTGGCTAAACTCTTTTGGGCAGATGCACAAGCAAGAATGAATTATTCCTTGTTTGGGGACACCATCACCTTTGATCCTACTTACGGTACTAACAAGTACCGCATGGCCTTCACCCCATTCACTGGTGTTGACAACCACAAAAAATCAGTGACTTTTGCTGCTGCACTTGTCGATCATGAGAACGATGGGTCATTCATTTGGGTGCTTAAGAAGTTCCTTGATTGTATGGGCAACAAGGAACCTCAGTGCATTCTTACTGATCAAGATCCGGCAATTAAACTCGGGGTGCGTTCTGTATTCAAGCAAGCAAGACATCGctactgcatgtggcatataatgaaaaaaCTTACCGATAAAGTTGAGTCACAGATTTGTAAGGAGACTGACTTTGTTGAGCGGATATGCGGAGTTGTTTGGGATCGACTTGGAACCCATTGa